A genomic window from Cyprinus carpio isolate SPL01 chromosome B9, ASM1834038v1, whole genome shotgun sequence includes:
- the lmo7a gene encoding LIM domain only protein 7 isoform X1 has protein sequence MEWRPQSSVGCEAAYSEAQRWIEAVTKKKFVSSNFRSSLENGLLLCDLINKTRPGVVKKLNRLSTPIAGLDNISLFLKACAKLGLKEAQLFHPGDLQDLSTRVTVKHQESSRRLKNVLITIYWLGRKTHADPFYNGPYLKLKAFEGLLGKALNKTLEDCTSLQGSVRNSSCRDSWYSEKEELFPLRAGHRREDSLDSLDSLGSRTYSTSSDATLKGSSEGCGSDPEADLSFMMSENKEYRRSLVIAPKATTQYNQFLPTKDKQTGYVPAPLRKKRAERNDDNRRSWASPMYTEDDGTFTSHERASSDPSSITGLKEQTAAHPSLTYQYESSDSDADRPDPDVVLDDLASRRFHSPSPVAPTNFALPMSHLEATAVPCTTRSQVAVSNVSRETLTHLSSQSQPLQRTYRRPVSAGVCVYDDSEEEDDEFGYADPVQDDLYARKVGLTPQPSVTVPFDKFLPKFWTPDEDAHVKKIKLGSQRRPWYRKIQGFSPKKSGSSSEESDGDVNPWLSVPTFSRTQSEPPPSHSHAPEGLAQSSLTSTLSYQTQPLTVAQQTAGLHNLKPPDFWPRPDPASGPRLIKCEKHSLLGREHPNDPYNVSADILPDLENDDMFTRRTKTFHSSDDLAKLKYGNFLLPRRRSEADVMVVIQPRHESEPIYPDIEKDDVVFRRAQQQISHRPLSGAPDNYHPVRIPEAWALPPKLQAKLMCDPVEPRQHKPNPEIKHGAEQHLKADDMLLRKLRALNTQEKMESGALGVSFSCSEEDMQKWQAIREASRVRYRKRLMVERLLQKSSGSEGSKSVSDITDGEMNLSNLPIELRVEEMQKMRARLKENEDKWQDDLSRWKNKRRSVNSDIVKKKEEREQIEQITSGSIRKSKTFKEMQDERESRQQSNYRDSFNSISDDVFEEPVPRSRTLPARSYTIDTPYTPKDKPSVPSIPTLREKEPVAGTLASDQTDFHTRRDRSSPDIPLKIEESHTTIQSLLDDPVPALSSSNTSLIKPTSVSKTSSVLSSSELISNTKPVENSSGPISSLYKPNSMDTKQSGLDQVSASLPRSYQRSDSARLTSVVTPRPFGTKSNRIASLPRAFTVDDSLKRTNGETDSIKKTAISNRYAQYVKEDEDISQESPVQSSEEEEKTPSPVPPVHRLSPLPKSPSPSIPSNEVDYSEMRISLNQKPNSSRDFGFQSNWDSTGVRVKSVVPGSPAELGQVKVGDEILTVNGRMVADMSYTEWKNSMEEALQQGSLFMDIRRHGKNNWGRDLPSLPFKSHKTINLTSLDPLGPSEPYLSTNLDFTSQQTKDMVVKTVNVSSQSGNNYGLNGINGGFHEDSETSNNKESITLKNLKRRSEFFEQGLTVSSLVYLCGGSDTAISNLPVPSITASTTRWSWDPEEERKRQEKWQKEQERLLQEKYKKDQEKLDEEWRKAQQELEKENFKKHEEEMWRLEEERRKREEQERLEEEKKKREEEERKKREQERLRLEEERRKQEEQERLEEEKKKREEEERKKREQERLRLEEERRKREEQEHLEELRRNREEEERLLQEKERNRREEERRRLEEQKRRQEQDKVDSFGYTNVYPQLSYSHRSISKSTPELDEVAKPDIKGVYGRHRGLAGWLLEEELRRKKNTQIQREQAASELELERRSILNAMKYRDPERASGGLGEFSRDYKKEPHSQTEVERQQILHEMRKKTSLNTDNSWIRQQSAASVTAKEPIDLPIRRGESLDNLDMPHSSWRSSWSTSNSTSSIPDYSRPHSSLSGSSSYQSGRPGSATLQSSESMSSLRQSWSPSAATPEPEPRAPPRNRSVSGRKICSSCNTPLGKGAAMIIESLGLCYHLSCFKCFNCRSDLGGSEAGAEVRIRNQQLYCNSCYVRLKTGQPTAM, from the exons GCACCAGGAGAGCAGCAGGAGGCTCAAAAAT GTTCTGATCACCATATACTGGTTGGGCAGAAAGACACATGCTGATCCTTTTTATAATGGACCTTACCTAAAACTAAAGGCTTTCGAGGGATTACTTGGCAAAGCACTAAATAAG ACACTAGAGGATTGCACATCACTGCAGGGCAGTGTGCGAAACAGCTCTTGTAGAGATAGCTGGTACTCAGAGAAAGAAGAGCTCTTCCCACTACGAGCCGGACACAGGAGAGAAGACTCTCTAGACAGCCTCGACTCACTGGGCTCCAGAACTTACAGCACATCCTCAGACGCTACACTCAAAGGAAGCAGCGAGG GTTGTGGCAGTGACCCTGAAGCAGATCTGAGCTTCATGATGTCAGAAAATAAAGAATACCGCCGTTCACTGGTCATAGCACCTAAGGCCACCACTCAGTACAACCAGTTCCTGCCAACAAAGGACAAGCAGACAGGCTACGTTCCAGCACCATTACGCAAGAAACGTGCAGAGCGAAATGACGACAACAGAAGAAGCTGGGCTAGCCCTATGTACACAGAAGATGATGGCACTTTTACAAG TCATGAGAGGGCAAGTTCAGACCCTTCATCTATCACCGGTTTAAAAGAACAGACAGCCGCTCACCCGTCTTTGACCTATCAGTATGAGAGCAGTGATTCGGATGCAGACCGACCGGATCCCGACGTGGTTCTAGATGACCTTGCTAGCCGTAGATTTCACAGCCCCTCCCCTGTTGCTCCGACCAACTTTGCCTTACCCATGAGCCACCTGGAGGCAACTGCTGTCCCGTGTACTACCAGGTCACAGGTGGCTGTCAGTAATGTGTCCCGGGAGACACTGACCCATCTCAG CAGTCAGTCACAGCCTCTTCAGAGGACTTACAGGAGACCTGTATCTGCTGGTGTCTGCGTTTATGATGACTCTGAGGAAGAGGATGACGAGTTTGGCTATGCCGATCCTGTTCAAGATGATCTTTATGCCCGTAAAGTAGGCCTGACACCTCAACCGTCTGTAACAGTGCCTTTTGATAAATTTCTGCCCAAGTTCTGGACACCTGATGAGGATGCACACGTGAAGAAGATCAAACTAGGCTCCCAGCGCCGACCTTGGTACAGGAAGATCCAAGGTTTCAG CCCCAAGAAGTCAGGTTCATCCTCTGAAGAATCAGACGGTGACGTCAACCCCTGGCTCTCTGTACCTACTTTCTCTCGCACTCAGTCTGAACCCCCTCCCTCTCACTCCCATGCACCTGAAGGCCTCGCTCAGTCCAGCCTCACTTCCACACTCAG TTATCAAACACAACCTCTCACGGTTGCTCAGCAGACTGCTGGACTGCATAATTTAAAGCCCCCTGATTTTTGGCCCAGACCGGATCCCGCCTCTGGGCCCAGACTCATAAAATGTGAAAAGCATTCCCTCCTTGGGCGTGAACACCCTAACGACCCATACAACGTTTCTGCCGACATCCTGCCTGATTTGGAAAATGACGATATGTTCACACGCCGTACAAAAACCTTCCACTCAAGTGATGACCTAGCCAAATTGAAGTATGGTAACTTCCTGTTGCCTCGCCGCAGATCGGAGGCCGACGTCATGGTGGTAATTCAGCCCCGCCACGAGAGTGAACCCATTTATCCAGACATTGAAAAAGACGATGTGGTTTTTCGAAGGGCTCAACAGCAAATCAGTCATCGCCCTCTGTCTGGGGCCCCTGATAACTACCACCCTGTTCGTATTCCAGAGGCATGGGCTTTGCCACCAAAACTGCAGGCCAAGCTGATGTGTGACCCAGTGGAACCCAGACAGCACAAACCCAATCCAGAGATTAAACACGGAGCAGAACAGCACCTGAAGGCAGATGATATGCTACTTAGGAAGCTAAGAGCTTTAAATACCCAAGAAAAGATGGAAAGCGGAGCTCTTGGTGTTTCTTTCTCTTGCAGTGAGGAAGATATGCAGAAATGGCAAGCCATCAGAGAGGCCAGCCGTGTGCGATACCGGAAGAGGCTGATGGTGGAGAG ACTGCTCCAGAAGAGCTCTGGTAGTGAAGG GAGCAAATCAGTGAGTGACATCACCGACGGTGAGATGAACCTCAGCAACTTGCCGATAGAGTTGCGAGTTGAAGAGATGCAGAAGATGCGTGCTCGGTTGAAGGAGAATGAGGATAAGTGGCAAGAT GATCTTTCAAGGTGGAAGAATAAGCGCAGGAGTGTGAATTCTGACATTGTGAagaagaaagaggagagagagcagaTTGAGCAGATCACTTCAGGCAGCATCAGGAAATCAAAGACCTTCAAGGAAATGCAGGATGAGAG AGAGAGCCGACAGCAAAGCAACTACAGGGACAGCTTTAACTCCATCTCTGATGATGTCTTCGAAGAACCTGTACCCCGAAGCAGAACTCTGCCAGCACGTAGCTACACCATTGACACCCCTTACACCCCCAAGGACAAACCTTCAGTACCCTCCATTCCAACTCTGAGAGAAAAGGAACCTGTCGCTGGCACTCTGGCATCAGATCAGACAGATTTTCATACCAGACGTGATCGCTCCAGCCCAGATATCCCACTGAAAATTGAGGAGAGCCATACAACGATCCAAAGCCTTCTGGACGATCCAGTTCCTGCGTTGTCCAGCAGCAACACCAGCCTGATCAAGCCCACCAGCGTCAGTAAAACCAGCAGCGTTCTCAGCAGCTCGGAGTTGATTAGCAACACTAAGCCAGTCGAGAACTCCAGCGGCCCCATTAGCTCTTTGTATAAACCCAATTCAATGGATACAAAGCAGTCTGGGCTGGATCAAGTTTCTGCCTCCCTCCCCAGGAGCTACCAGAGATCAGATAGCGCAAGACTCACCTCTGTAGTCACGCCCAGGCCATTCGGCACAAAATCCAACCGAATCGCCTCCCTTCCCAGAGCATTCACG GTGGACGACTCTCTTAAACGCACAAATGGAGAAACAGATAGCATCAAGAAAACTGCAATTTCTAACCGATATGCTCAGTATGTGAAAGAGGATGAAGATATTTCCCAGGAAAGTCCTGTGCAAAGcagtgaggaagaggagaaaaCCCCATCTCCTGTCCCTCCGGTCCACAGACTGTCCCCCCTGCCCAAATCTCCATCCCCGTCCATCCCTTCTAATGAG GTGGACTACAGTGAGATGAGGATCAGCCTGAACCAGAAACCCAACAGCAGCCGGGACTTTGGCTTTCAGAGCAACTGGGACTCCACAGGGGTCCGTGTCAAATCTGTAGTTCCAG gcAGCCCAGCTGAGCTCGGTCAAGTGAAGGTTGGAGATGAGATCCTTACAGTGAACGGCCGCATGGTGGCAGACATGAGCTATACTGAGTGGAAGAACAGTATGGAGGAGGCCTTGCAGCAGGGTAGTCTGTTTATGGACATCCGCAGACATGGCAAGAATA ACTGGGGCAGAGACCTACCTTCCCTTCCATTTAAAAGCCATAAGACCATCAATCTGACCAGTCTGGATCCTCTAGGTCCCTCCGAGCCATACCTCAGCACCAACCTGGATTTCACATCCCAACAAACCAAGGATATGGTCGTGAAAACTGTGAATGTCAGCTCACAGTCTGGCAAT aattatgGTTTGAATGGGATAAATGGTGGTTTCCATGAGGATTCAGAGACTTCGAATAATAAag AATCCATTACTTTGAAAAACTTAAAAAGGAGATCAGAGTTTTTTGAACAAG GGCTCACAGTCAGTTCTCTGGTCTACCTCTGTG GTGGATCGGATACAGCAATATCAAAT cTGCCCGTTCCCTCCATCACTGCATCCACTACCCGCTGGTCCTGGGACCCCGAAGAAGAGCGCAAACGGCAGGAGAAATGGCAGAAAGAGCAGGAGCGTTTGCTGCAG GAGAAGTACAAAAAGGACCAAGAAAAACTGGATGAGGAGTGGAGGAAGGCACAGCAAGAGCTTGAGAAGGAGAACTTCAAAAAACATGAGGag GAGATGTGGCGTTTAGAGGaagagaggaggaaaagagagGAACAAGAGCGCCTtgaggaagagaagaagaagagagaagaagaggagaggaaaaaaagagaacaggAGAGGCTGCGTttagaggaagagaggagaaaacAAGAAGAACAAGAGCGCCTtgaggaagagaagaagaagagagaagaagaggagaggaaaaaaagagaacaggAGAGGCTGCGTTTAGAggaagagaggaggaagagggaggAACAAGAGCACCTTGAGGAACTGAGGAGGAACAGAGAAGAGGAAGAGCGCCTCCTTCAGGAAAAAGAAAGGAAtagaagagaggaggagaggaggcgACTGGAGGAGCAGAAGAGAAGACAGGAGCAAGA TAAGGTGGACTCCTTTGGCTATACCAATGTTTACCCTCAATTATCCTACTCACACAG ATCTATTTCCAAATCAACTCCAGAACTTGATGAGGTTGCAAAACCAGATATTAAAG GTGTGTACGGCAGACACAGGGGTTTGGCAGGATGGCTGCTGGAAGAGGAACTGAGGCGAAAGAAAAACACTCAGATCCAGAGAGAGCAGGCAGCGAGTGAGCTAGAGCTTGAGAGGAGGAGCATTCTCAATGCCATGAAATACAGAGATCCAGAGAGAG CGAGCGGTGGTCTGGGTGAGTTCAGTAGAGACTATAAGAAAGAGCCTCATTCTCAGACTGAGGTGGAGAGGCAGCAGATCCTTCATGAAATGAGAAAGAAGACTTCCTTGAACACAGACAACAGCTGGATTCGCCAGCAGAGTGCTGCCAGTGTTACCGCCAAAGAACCGATTGATCTGCCCATTAGGAG AGGCGAGTCTCTTGATAACCTCGATATGCCTCATTCCTCTTGGAGATCATCATGGAGCACATCTAACAGCACCTCGTCCATACCAGACTACAGCCGGCCTCATTCGTCCCTCTCCGGCTCCTCGTCGTACCAGAGTGGACGTCCAGGGTCTGCAACTCTGCAGTCATCTGAGTCCATGAGCTCCCTCAGGCAGTCCTGGTCCCCATCTGCAGCTACACCAGAGCCAGAGCCTCGAGCTCCACCACGGAATAG GTCAGTGAGTGGCAGGAAAATATGTTCATCCTGTAATACACCACTGGGCAAAGGAGCAGCCATGATCATCGAGTCCCTGGGGCTCTGTTATCATTTGAGTTGTTTCAAG
- the lmo7a gene encoding LIM domain only protein 7 isoform X6: MEWRPQSSVGCEAAYSEAQRWIEAVTKKKFVSSNFRSSLENGLLLCDLINKTRPGVVKKLNRLSTPIAGLDNISLFLKACAKLGLKEAQLFHPGDLQDLSTRVTVKHQESSRRLKNVLITIYWLGRKTHADPFYNGPYLKLKAFEGLLGKALNKTLEDCTSLQGSVRNSSCRDSWYSEKEELFPLRAGHRREDSLDSLDSLGSRTYSTSSDATLKGSSEGCGSDPEADLSFMMSENKEYRRSLVIAPKATTQYNQFLPTKDKQTGYVPAPLRKKRAERNDDNRRSWASPMYTEDDGTFTSHERASSDPSSITGLKEQTAAHPSLTYQYESSDSDADRPDPDVVLDDLASRRFHSPSPVAPTNFALPMSHLEATAVPCTTRSQVAVSNVSRETLTHLSSQSQPLQRTYRRPVSAGVCVYDDSEEEDDEFGYADPVQDDLYARKVGLTPQPSVTVPFDKFLPKFWTPDEDAHVKKIKLGSQRRPWYRKIQGFSPKKSGSSSEESDGDVNPWLSVPTFSRTQSEPPPSHSHAPEGLAQSSLTSTLSYQTQPLTVAQQTAGLHNLKPPDFWPRPDPASGPRLIKCEKHSLLGREHPNDPYNVSADILPDLENDDMFTRRTKTFHSSDDLAKLKYGNFLLPRRRSEADVMVVIQPRHESEPIYPDIEKDDVVFRRAQQQISHRPLSGAPDNYHPVRIPEAWALPPKLQAKLMCDPVEPRQHKPNPEIKHGAEQHLKADDMLLRKLRALNTQEKMESGALGVSFSCSEEDMQKWQAIREASRVRYRKRLMVERLLQKSSGSEGSKSVSDITDGEMNLSNLPIELRVEEMQKMRARLKENEDKWQDDLSRWKNKRRSVNSDIVKKKEEREQIEQITSGSIRKSKTFKEMQDERESRQQSNYRDSFNSISDDVFEEPVPRSRTLPARSYTIDTPYTPKDKPSVPSIPTLREKEPVAGTLASDQTDFHTRRDRSSPDIPLKIEESHTTIQSLLDDPVPALSSSNTSLIKPTSVSKTSSVLSSSELISNTKPVENSSGPISSLYKPNSMDTKQSGLDQVSASLPRSYQRSDSARLTSVVTPRPFGTKSNRIASLPRAFTVDDSLKRTNGETDSIKKTAISNRYAQYVKEDEDISQESPVQSSEEEEKTPSPVPPVHRLSPLPKSPSPSIPSNEVDYSEMRISLNQKPNSSRDFGFQSNWDSTGVRVKSVVPGSPAELGQVKVGDEILTVNGRMVADMSYTEWKNSMEEALQQGSLFMDIRRHGKNNWGRDLPSLPFKSHKTINLTSLDPLGPSEPYLSTNLDFTSQQTKDMVVKTVNVSSQSGNNYGLNGINGGFHEDSETSNNKGGSDTAISNLPVPSITASTTRWSWDPEEERKRQEKWQKEQERLLQEKYKKDQEKLDEEWRKAQQELEKENFKKHEEEMWRLEEERRKREEQERLEEEKKKREEEERKKREQERLRLEEERRKQEEQERLEEEKKKREEEERKKREQERLRLEEERRKREEQEHLEELRRNREEEERLLQEKERNRREEERRRLEEQKRRQEQDKVDSFGYTNVYPQLSYSHRSISKSTPELDEVAKPDIKGVYGRHRGLAGWLLEEELRRKKNTQIQREQAASELELERRSILNAMKYRDPERASGGLGEFSRDYKKEPHSQTEVERQQILHEMRKKTSLNTDNSWIRQQSAASVTAKEPIDLPIRRGESLDNLDMPHSSWRSSWSTSNSTSSIPDYSRPHSSLSGSSSYQSGRPGSATLQSSESMSSLRQSWSPSAATPEPEPRAPPRNRSVSGRKICSSCNTPLGKGAAMIIESLGLCYHLSCFKCFNCRSDLGGSEAGAEVRIRNQQLYCNSCYVRLKTGQPTAM, translated from the exons GCACCAGGAGAGCAGCAGGAGGCTCAAAAAT GTTCTGATCACCATATACTGGTTGGGCAGAAAGACACATGCTGATCCTTTTTATAATGGACCTTACCTAAAACTAAAGGCTTTCGAGGGATTACTTGGCAAAGCACTAAATAAG ACACTAGAGGATTGCACATCACTGCAGGGCAGTGTGCGAAACAGCTCTTGTAGAGATAGCTGGTACTCAGAGAAAGAAGAGCTCTTCCCACTACGAGCCGGACACAGGAGAGAAGACTCTCTAGACAGCCTCGACTCACTGGGCTCCAGAACTTACAGCACATCCTCAGACGCTACACTCAAAGGAAGCAGCGAGG GTTGTGGCAGTGACCCTGAAGCAGATCTGAGCTTCATGATGTCAGAAAATAAAGAATACCGCCGTTCACTGGTCATAGCACCTAAGGCCACCACTCAGTACAACCAGTTCCTGCCAACAAAGGACAAGCAGACAGGCTACGTTCCAGCACCATTACGCAAGAAACGTGCAGAGCGAAATGACGACAACAGAAGAAGCTGGGCTAGCCCTATGTACACAGAAGATGATGGCACTTTTACAAG TCATGAGAGGGCAAGTTCAGACCCTTCATCTATCACCGGTTTAAAAGAACAGACAGCCGCTCACCCGTCTTTGACCTATCAGTATGAGAGCAGTGATTCGGATGCAGACCGACCGGATCCCGACGTGGTTCTAGATGACCTTGCTAGCCGTAGATTTCACAGCCCCTCCCCTGTTGCTCCGACCAACTTTGCCTTACCCATGAGCCACCTGGAGGCAACTGCTGTCCCGTGTACTACCAGGTCACAGGTGGCTGTCAGTAATGTGTCCCGGGAGACACTGACCCATCTCAG CAGTCAGTCACAGCCTCTTCAGAGGACTTACAGGAGACCTGTATCTGCTGGTGTCTGCGTTTATGATGACTCTGAGGAAGAGGATGACGAGTTTGGCTATGCCGATCCTGTTCAAGATGATCTTTATGCCCGTAAAGTAGGCCTGACACCTCAACCGTCTGTAACAGTGCCTTTTGATAAATTTCTGCCCAAGTTCTGGACACCTGATGAGGATGCACACGTGAAGAAGATCAAACTAGGCTCCCAGCGCCGACCTTGGTACAGGAAGATCCAAGGTTTCAG CCCCAAGAAGTCAGGTTCATCCTCTGAAGAATCAGACGGTGACGTCAACCCCTGGCTCTCTGTACCTACTTTCTCTCGCACTCAGTCTGAACCCCCTCCCTCTCACTCCCATGCACCTGAAGGCCTCGCTCAGTCCAGCCTCACTTCCACACTCAG TTATCAAACACAACCTCTCACGGTTGCTCAGCAGACTGCTGGACTGCATAATTTAAAGCCCCCTGATTTTTGGCCCAGACCGGATCCCGCCTCTGGGCCCAGACTCATAAAATGTGAAAAGCATTCCCTCCTTGGGCGTGAACACCCTAACGACCCATACAACGTTTCTGCCGACATCCTGCCTGATTTGGAAAATGACGATATGTTCACACGCCGTACAAAAACCTTCCACTCAAGTGATGACCTAGCCAAATTGAAGTATGGTAACTTCCTGTTGCCTCGCCGCAGATCGGAGGCCGACGTCATGGTGGTAATTCAGCCCCGCCACGAGAGTGAACCCATTTATCCAGACATTGAAAAAGACGATGTGGTTTTTCGAAGGGCTCAACAGCAAATCAGTCATCGCCCTCTGTCTGGGGCCCCTGATAACTACCACCCTGTTCGTATTCCAGAGGCATGGGCTTTGCCACCAAAACTGCAGGCCAAGCTGATGTGTGACCCAGTGGAACCCAGACAGCACAAACCCAATCCAGAGATTAAACACGGAGCAGAACAGCACCTGAAGGCAGATGATATGCTACTTAGGAAGCTAAGAGCTTTAAATACCCAAGAAAAGATGGAAAGCGGAGCTCTTGGTGTTTCTTTCTCTTGCAGTGAGGAAGATATGCAGAAATGGCAAGCCATCAGAGAGGCCAGCCGTGTGCGATACCGGAAGAGGCTGATGGTGGAGAG ACTGCTCCAGAAGAGCTCTGGTAGTGAAGG GAGCAAATCAGTGAGTGACATCACCGACGGTGAGATGAACCTCAGCAACTTGCCGATAGAGTTGCGAGTTGAAGAGATGCAGAAGATGCGTGCTCGGTTGAAGGAGAATGAGGATAAGTGGCAAGAT GATCTTTCAAGGTGGAAGAATAAGCGCAGGAGTGTGAATTCTGACATTGTGAagaagaaagaggagagagagcagaTTGAGCAGATCACTTCAGGCAGCATCAGGAAATCAAAGACCTTCAAGGAAATGCAGGATGAGAG AGAGAGCCGACAGCAAAGCAACTACAGGGACAGCTTTAACTCCATCTCTGATGATGTCTTCGAAGAACCTGTACCCCGAAGCAGAACTCTGCCAGCACGTAGCTACACCATTGACACCCCTTACACCCCCAAGGACAAACCTTCAGTACCCTCCATTCCAACTCTGAGAGAAAAGGAACCTGTCGCTGGCACTCTGGCATCAGATCAGACAGATTTTCATACCAGACGTGATCGCTCCAGCCCAGATATCCCACTGAAAATTGAGGAGAGCCATACAACGATCCAAAGCCTTCTGGACGATCCAGTTCCTGCGTTGTCCAGCAGCAACACCAGCCTGATCAAGCCCACCAGCGTCAGTAAAACCAGCAGCGTTCTCAGCAGCTCGGAGTTGATTAGCAACACTAAGCCAGTCGAGAACTCCAGCGGCCCCATTAGCTCTTTGTATAAACCCAATTCAATGGATACAAAGCAGTCTGGGCTGGATCAAGTTTCTGCCTCCCTCCCCAGGAGCTACCAGAGATCAGATAGCGCAAGACTCACCTCTGTAGTCACGCCCAGGCCATTCGGCACAAAATCCAACCGAATCGCCTCCCTTCCCAGAGCATTCACG GTGGACGACTCTCTTAAACGCACAAATGGAGAAACAGATAGCATCAAGAAAACTGCAATTTCTAACCGATATGCTCAGTATGTGAAAGAGGATGAAGATATTTCCCAGGAAAGTCCTGTGCAAAGcagtgaggaagaggagaaaaCCCCATCTCCTGTCCCTCCGGTCCACAGACTGTCCCCCCTGCCCAAATCTCCATCCCCGTCCATCCCTTCTAATGAG GTGGACTACAGTGAGATGAGGATCAGCCTGAACCAGAAACCCAACAGCAGCCGGGACTTTGGCTTTCAGAGCAACTGGGACTCCACAGGGGTCCGTGTCAAATCTGTAGTTCCAG gcAGCCCAGCTGAGCTCGGTCAAGTGAAGGTTGGAGATGAGATCCTTACAGTGAACGGCCGCATGGTGGCAGACATGAGCTATACTGAGTGGAAGAACAGTATGGAGGAGGCCTTGCAGCAGGGTAGTCTGTTTATGGACATCCGCAGACATGGCAAGAATA ACTGGGGCAGAGACCTACCTTCCCTTCCATTTAAAAGCCATAAGACCATCAATCTGACCAGTCTGGATCCTCTAGGTCCCTCCGAGCCATACCTCAGCACCAACCTGGATTTCACATCCCAACAAACCAAGGATATGGTCGTGAAAACTGTGAATGTCAGCTCACAGTCTGGCAAT aattatgGTTTGAATGGGATAAATGGTGGTTTCCATGAGGATTCAGAGACTTCGAATAATAAag GTGGATCGGATACAGCAATATCAAAT cTGCCCGTTCCCTCCATCACTGCATCCACTACCCGCTGGTCCTGGGACCCCGAAGAAGAGCGCAAACGGCAGGAGAAATGGCAGAAAGAGCAGGAGCGTTTGCTGCAG GAGAAGTACAAAAAGGACCAAGAAAAACTGGATGAGGAGTGGAGGAAGGCACAGCAAGAGCTTGAGAAGGAGAACTTCAAAAAACATGAGGag GAGATGTGGCGTTTAGAGGaagagaggaggaaaagagagGAACAAGAGCGCCTtgaggaagagaagaagaagagagaagaagaggagaggaaaaaaagagaacaggAGAGGCTGCGTttagaggaagagaggagaaaacAAGAAGAACAAGAGCGCCTtgaggaagagaagaagaagagagaagaagaggagaggaaaaaaagagaacaggAGAGGCTGCGTTTAGAggaagagaggaggaagagggaggAACAAGAGCACCTTGAGGAACTGAGGAGGAACAGAGAAGAGGAAGAGCGCCTCCTTCAGGAAAAAGAAAGGAAtagaagagaggaggagaggaggcgACTGGAGGAGCAGAAGAGAAGACAGGAGCAAGA TAAGGTGGACTCCTTTGGCTATACCAATGTTTACCCTCAATTATCCTACTCACACAG ATCTATTTCCAAATCAACTCCAGAACTTGATGAGGTTGCAAAACCAGATATTAAAG GTGTGTACGGCAGACACAGGGGTTTGGCAGGATGGCTGCTGGAAGAGGAACTGAGGCGAAAGAAAAACACTCAGATCCAGAGAGAGCAGGCAGCGAGTGAGCTAGAGCTTGAGAGGAGGAGCATTCTCAATGCCATGAAATACAGAGATCCAGAGAGAG CGAGCGGTGGTCTGGGTGAGTTCAGTAGAGACTATAAGAAAGAGCCTCATTCTCAGACTGAGGTGGAGAGGCAGCAGATCCTTCATGAAATGAGAAAGAAGACTTCCTTGAACACAGACAACAGCTGGATTCGCCAGCAGAGTGCTGCCAGTGTTACCGCCAAAGAACCGATTGATCTGCCCATTAGGAG AGGCGAGTCTCTTGATAACCTCGATATGCCTCATTCCTCTTGGAGATCATCATGGAGCACATCTAACAGCACCTCGTCCATACCAGACTACAGCCGGCCTCATTCGTCCCTCTCCGGCTCCTCGTCGTACCAGAGTGGACGTCCAGGGTCTGCAACTCTGCAGTCATCTGAGTCCATGAGCTCCCTCAGGCAGTCCTGGTCCCCATCTGCAGCTACACCAGAGCCAGAGCCTCGAGCTCCACCACGGAATAG GTCAGTGAGTGGCAGGAAAATATGTTCATCCTGTAATACACCACTGGGCAAAGGAGCAGCCATGATCATCGAGTCCCTGGGGCTCTGTTATCATTTGAGTTGTTTCAAG